A window from Rhizosphaericola mali encodes these proteins:
- the bcp gene encoding thioredoxin-dependent thiol peroxidase → MLNGLKVGDKAPIFEGLDQNGKKISLKDYKGKKVVLYFYPKDNTPGCTAEACNLRDNNTLLAEKGYQVVGVSIDSVESHKKFETKFELPFPLIADIDKKIVEQYGVWGEKKFMGRTFDGTHRTTFLIDEKGIIAHIIDKPKTKDHYNQIIETWEK, encoded by the coding sequence ATGTTAAATGGTTTAAAAGTAGGAGATAAAGCACCTATATTTGAGGGATTGGATCAAAATGGAAAGAAAATTTCCCTAAAAGATTACAAGGGCAAAAAAGTAGTTTTATATTTTTATCCGAAAGACAACACACCTGGATGCACAGCAGAAGCTTGTAACTTGAGAGATAACAATACTTTGTTGGCGGAAAAAGGTTATCAAGTAGTGGGCGTTAGTATTGATTCGGTGGAAAGTCACAAAAAATTTGAAACAAAATTTGAATTACCTTTTCCATTAATTGCAGATATCGATAAAAAAATCGTGGAGCAATATGGTGTCTGGGGCGAAAAGAAATTTATGGGTAGAACTTTTGATGGTACGCATCGTACGACTTTTTTAATAGATGAAAAAGGTATTATTGCGCATATCATTGATAAGCCTAAAACAAAAGATCATTATAATCAAATAATAGAAACATGGGAAAAATAA
- a CDS encoding glycosyltransferase family 2 protein, which yields MLDISTIILTYNEELHIERCVRNALKFSKNVFIVDSFSTDNTKQIAEHLGAKVIQNKWENNHARQFNYGLKNLPIDTKWVFRLDADEYLSDALIAEMHEKLPKLSIDVTGVVMERKMIFLGRQINKGNVKWNMLRLFQFNKGECEDRWMDEHIVLKEGRSILFDNCFYDDNQNSLGWWIQKHDNYSIREAIELLNVDIDILPEASSNISGAMSEDAAEKRKKKEKYNRMPLFWRSFYYFIYRYFFKLGFIEGKEGFLWHFFQGWWYRTLVDAKIFEIKKNCGTDKTKIIDYLNKKYHIYI from the coding sequence ATGTTAGATATTTCAACTATAATATTAACGTATAACGAAGAACTGCATATTGAAAGATGTGTACGTAACGCATTGAAATTTTCAAAAAATGTGTTTATTGTAGATTCTTTTTCTACAGATAATACTAAACAAATTGCAGAGCATTTAGGTGCGAAAGTGATTCAGAATAAATGGGAAAATAATCATGCTCGTCAATTTAATTATGGATTAAAAAACTTGCCTATCGATACTAAATGGGTTTTTCGTCTTGATGCTGATGAATATCTGTCAGATGCGTTGATTGCGGAAATGCATGAAAAACTTCCTAAATTGTCTATTGATGTAACAGGCGTCGTTATGGAACGAAAAATGATTTTTCTTGGGCGGCAAATTAATAAAGGAAATGTAAAATGGAATATGTTGCGTTTGTTCCAATTTAATAAAGGTGAATGTGAAGATCGGTGGATGGATGAACATATTGTCTTAAAAGAAGGACGATCAATACTTTTTGATAATTGCTTTTACGATGATAATCAAAATTCATTAGGGTGGTGGATTCAAAAACATGACAATTATAGTATCCGCGAGGCGATAGAATTGTTGAATGTAGACATCGACATATTACCAGAGGCTTCTTCAAACATATCTGGTGCTATGTCTGAGGATGCAGCTGAAAAAAGAAAGAAAAAAGAGAAATATAACAGAATGCCTCTTTTTTGGAGAAGTTTTTATTATTTTATTTATCGCTATTTTTTCAAATTGGGATTTATAGAGGGAAAAGAAGGATTTTTGTGGCACTTTTTTCAAGGTTGGTGGTATCGTACTTTAGTGGATGCAAAAATTTTTGAAATAAAAAAGAATTGCGGAACCGATAAAACAAAAATCATAGATTACTTGAATAAAAAGTATCATATTTATATTTAA
- a CDS encoding glycosyltransferase family 4 protein, whose amino-acid sequence MKITYFFRNIKCGYSIQHVFDSVIPEIAQTNEIEIIHVPSPNSMPWDVVKNAVFTFKNKNKNGINHITGHIHDSILGLWKCKTVVTFHDLVFIDNVKNPIKRFYKWLFWLYLPVKLADKITCISTQTKNNVLKYVKTNKLSVIYNPIDPAYKYSPKKFNKEKPVILHIGTGWNKNLLITIDSLKDISCHLRIVGLLDQEQINYLKISNINYSNVLDLTDQEIQNEYINCDIVSFVSIYEGFGMPIIEGQMIGRPVVTSNIEPLLEVGDNAALFVDPKNVDEIKGAFIKIIQDDTFRENLIVKGQENVRRFDPKIIASQYNDLYKQMLQ is encoded by the coding sequence ATGAAGATTACTTATTTTTTTAGAAATATTAAATGTGGCTACTCCATCCAGCACGTTTTTGATTCAGTTATACCTGAGATTGCACAGACGAATGAAATTGAAATTATTCATGTTCCATCTCCTAATAGCATGCCTTGGGATGTAGTTAAAAATGCAGTATTCACATTTAAAAATAAAAATAAGAATGGAATTAATCATATAACTGGGCATATTCATGACAGTATTTTAGGATTATGGAAATGTAAGACTGTCGTGACATTTCACGATCTGGTATTTATTGATAATGTAAAAAATCCAATTAAGCGTTTTTATAAATGGCTATTTTGGTTGTATCTACCAGTGAAATTAGCAGATAAAATAACTTGTATTTCAACCCAAACAAAAAACAATGTTTTGAAGTATGTAAAGACAAATAAGCTTTCTGTTATCTATAATCCGATAGATCCTGCATATAAATATTCACCTAAAAAGTTTAATAAAGAGAAGCCTGTAATTTTACATATAGGCACTGGGTGGAATAAAAATCTATTGATTACTATTGATAGTTTAAAAGATATTTCATGTCATTTACGGATTGTAGGTTTGCTCGATCAAGAACAGATTAACTATTTGAAAATATCCAATATTAACTATTCAAATGTTTTGGATTTAACTGATCAAGAAATTCAAAATGAATATATTAATTGCGATATAGTAAGTTTTGTTTCAATTTATGAAGGATTCGGTATGCCTATTATCGAAGGACAAATGATAGGTCGGCCAGTTGTGACATCTAATATAGAGCCCTTATTAGAAGTTGGCGATAATGCCGCACTATTCGTAGATCCTAAAAATGTGGATGAAATTAAAGGTGCATTTATAAAAATTATTCAAGACGATACATTTCGCGAAAATTTAATAGTAAAAGGTCAAGAAAATGTCCGTCGCTTTGATCCAAAAATAATCGCCTCTCAGTATAATGATTTGTATAAACAAATGCTTCAATAA
- a CDS encoding WcaF family extracellular polysaccharide biosynthesis acetyltransferase, which produces MTEVNKDTYTGASFSINNRIKRVVWNSVYTLLFRYSPRPFHSWRAFLLKLFGATVGKNVHVYPAVKIWAPWNLILNDECGIGNGAQIYNQGQITLGYRSIISQGVYLCAGTHDYTKRGHPLVTAPIVVGAHAWVAAEAFVHPGVTIGEGAVVGARSVVVKDIPKWMVCAGNPCKPLKERLFVD; this is translated from the coding sequence ATGACTGAGGTAAATAAAGATACCTATACCGGAGCTTCATTTTCTATAAATAATAGGATTAAAAGGGTTGTTTGGAACAGTGTATATACATTATTATTTCGTTATTCTCCTAGGCCTTTCCATAGTTGGAGAGCTTTCCTTTTAAAATTATTCGGGGCTACAGTTGGAAAAAATGTTCACGTATATCCGGCTGTCAAAATTTGGGCACCATGGAATTTAATTTTAAATGATGAATGTGGTATAGGTAATGGTGCTCAGATTTACAATCAAGGGCAAATTACACTCGGATATCGGTCAATTATTTCACAAGGAGTTTATTTATGTGCGGGTACTCACGATTATACGAAACGCGGCCATCCATTAGTCACAGCACCTATTGTTGTTGGCGCTCATGCGTGGGTTGCTGCAGAGGCTTTTGTGCATCCAGGTGTTACGATTGGAGAAGGTGCAGTTGTCGGGGCTCGTTCTGTGGTAGTAAAAGATATACCGAAATGGATGGTATGTGCTGGTAATCCATGTAAGCCATTAAAAGAGCGTTTATTTGTTGATTAA
- a CDS encoding T9SS type A sorting domain-containing protein, whose amino-acid sequence MKHVYTLIMSLFLCATTFSQITGPVERVYASSQTNSTWGLGLGGIANANNAIDNSSLTSSTISIGLSLVAGGYQQTLTFTDPVPANSTLHLKYSTLASLINIAGYVIISAYDVNNKEVFTTSDVTVVGLLGGENVYDYSALTSIPIKSVQLSLGSTVGVAVSANIYGSYYEKSSTTSTLSTSPIDVLYGTETTTLLNAASGLSVVANPYNCMDGNQSTAATLYATANVAAQQQLTGIFSGLYPTNSYAHVLVENPAAVLSLSLLNGPVTIQLLNDGTLVQSTATSAANLLALQLLSGSTNKGWINVQSTGAFNQVKVISNSNVVGLLQTFNVYEISRDYSALALPVQYTNELSGIYNNGNIDLSWTTSNEINNKQFDIMKSQDGVNWNILKSVPSFYANGNGSGHTYSYIDNQPFRGINYYKLIQYDLDGKSSTGKIISLNIDNNNTNIKIYPNPTTDRVYIDQIPIGTTYRVIDLSGKIISSGITNSIPANISVTNANSGILLINLTDSKSNKIGTFKIIKSK is encoded by the coding sequence ATGAAACACGTTTACACATTAATTATGTCTCTATTTCTATGTGCCACTACATTTTCACAAATTACGGGCCCTGTTGAAAGAGTATATGCGTCTAGTCAAACCAATTCAACTTGGGGATTAGGATTAGGAGGAATTGCAAATGCAAATAATGCAATTGATAACAGTAGCCTGACCTCAAGTACTATATCTATTGGATTATCACTTGTCGCGGGAGGCTATCAACAAACATTAACATTTACAGATCCAGTACCGGCAAACTCAACACTTCATTTAAAATATAGTACCTTAGCTTCACTAATCAATATTGCTGGGTATGTTATAATATCTGCATATGATGTTAATAATAAGGAAGTATTTACAACAAGTGACGTAACTGTAGTTGGACTACTTGGTGGTGAAAATGTTTATGACTATTCTGCATTGACCAGTATCCCTATCAAAAGTGTACAGTTGAGTTTGGGATCCACCGTTGGCGTTGCAGTATCTGCAAATATTTATGGATCATATTACGAAAAATCATCCACAACTAGCACATTATCAACATCACCAATAGATGTTTTATATGGTACAGAAACTACAACTTTATTAAACGCAGCTAGTGGACTGTCTGTGGTTGCAAATCCTTATAATTGTATGGATGGTAATCAATCTACCGCAGCGACTTTGTATGCAACAGCTAATGTTGCTGCACAACAACAGTTAACAGGAATTTTTTCCGGGCTATATCCTACAAATTCTTATGCGCATGTCTTAGTTGAAAACCCCGCAGCAGTATTAAGTTTGTCTTTATTAAATGGACCAGTAACTATACAACTATTAAATGACGGAACATTAGTACAAAGCACAGCAACTAGTGCTGCTAATTTATTAGCACTTCAACTACTATCAGGCAGCACAAATAAAGGGTGGATTAATGTGCAATCTACAGGTGCATTTAATCAAGTAAAAGTAATCAGCAATAGCAATGTAGTTGGCTTATTACAAACTTTTAATGTTTACGAAATCTCGAGGGATTATTCCGCATTGGCATTGCCGGTTCAGTATACCAATGAGTTATCAGGGATTTATAATAATGGAAATATTGATCTATCCTGGACAACAAGCAACGAGATAAATAACAAACAATTTGATATTATGAAAAGCCAAGATGGCGTTAATTGGAATATTCTAAAGTCGGTTCCTAGTTTTTATGCAAATGGTAACGGCAGTGGGCATACTTATAGTTATATAGACAACCAACCTTTCAGAGGTATTAACTACTATAAACTTATACAGTATGATCTAGATGGAAAATCCTCCACGGGAAAAATCATTTCGCTCAATATTGATAACAATAATACTAATATAAAAATATATCCAAATCCTACAACCGATAGAGTTTATATTGACCAAATTCCAATAGGAACCACATATAGAGTCATAGATCTTTCAGGAAAAATTATTTCAAGTGGTATCACTAATTCTATTCCAGCCAACATTTCTGTTACCAATGCAAATAGCGGAATTTTGTTAATAAATCTTACTGACAGCAAGTCTAATAAAATTGGGACCTTTAAAATAATCAAATCAAAATAG
- a CDS encoding glycosyltransferase family 2 protein, which produces MKEVKISIGIPTYNRLNFLKLALDSCLNQSLTPYEIIIGDDSSNDETEDYITNLNCNIKIVYVHNRPGLGQGKNINKIVAQIDTVSHKFLLLHDDDLLEPNALLDLFSAVEHETSPCVSFGKQFIMEENGSKDMEHTEYYNNLYGRTLEKLQHPFSSVESALFQQFPNNGYLMDNIFFKTEPYIYPENEKKIGGAVDFDFGVRLAQMEYKFIFVNKYISDYRLTAVSLLRNGNDGSNYAYSVVKKIPKSKELNENTRSVCLDRFVRQAIVRAVRDGNSKEAISLFFDGPHRKYIFTLGGLKRAMLVIKSFIFH; this is translated from the coding sequence GTGAAAGAGGTTAAAATTTCAATTGGCATTCCAACATATAACAGATTAAATTTTTTAAAACTTGCATTAGATTCTTGTTTAAATCAATCATTGACACCATATGAAATAATTATTGGTGATGATTCAAGCAATGATGAAACAGAAGATTACATAACTAACCTTAATTGTAATATTAAAATTGTATACGTGCACAATCGGCCAGGTTTAGGTCAGGGTAAAAATATCAATAAAATAGTTGCTCAAATAGATACAGTCTCGCATAAATTTTTGCTTTTACATGATGATGATTTATTAGAACCCAACGCTTTATTAGATCTATTTTCTGCCGTGGAGCATGAAACTTCTCCTTGTGTTTCGTTTGGAAAGCAATTCATAATGGAAGAAAATGGCTCAAAGGATATGGAGCACACCGAATATTATAATAATCTATATGGGCGAACATTAGAAAAGCTGCAACATCCATTTTCCTCAGTTGAGTCCGCATTATTTCAGCAATTTCCCAATAATGGCTATTTGATGGATAATATATTTTTTAAAACAGAACCGTATATCTATCCTGAAAACGAAAAAAAAATTGGAGGGGCTGTTGATTTTGATTTTGGGGTAAGGCTAGCTCAAATGGAATACAAATTCATATTTGTAAACAAGTATATATCAGATTACCGATTGACGGCAGTATCTCTATTGCGTAATGGCAATGATGGGAGTAATTATGCTTATTCAGTAGTGAAAAAAATTCCGAAAAGCAAAGAACTTAATGAAAATACAAGATCTGTTTGTCTGGATCGTTTTGTAAGACAAGCCATTGTGAGGGCTGTCAGAGATGGAAATTCTAAAGAAGCAATAAGTTTGTTTTTTGATGGTCCACATAGAAAATATATATTTACATTGGGTGGTTTAAAGCGGGCTATGTTAGTAATAAAATCTTTTATTTTTCATTAA
- a CDS encoding glycosyltransferase gives MSPKAGGVSQALRNLIPNLIQLGCQNEVVCFDSSGEVYGVKDDFLVHKIGPSKTPYAYVAQYQSWLKQNIDKFDVVIIHGLWLYNSYGTYLFLKNIPNIKLYVMPHGMLDPYFQKTADRKLKAFRNEIIWSMLEKKVINNATGVLFTCEREMDLANETFKNYHPRKKINVGMGVAKPPVFKQEMQDEFLKIAQLKKDEPYWLFLSRIDIKKGIDLLLQAYKKLSQNNSNLPKLVVAGPIESSYAQDLIQTYGGEKNILFTGMLLGNAKWGAIYAAAVFILPSHQENFGIAVVEAMACAIPVAITNQVNIYPEIEKANAGFIFNDNEAGLELVLNKLINVSQEELTTIGNNALQCYDDLYTPLDAAHNFMNKI, from the coding sequence ATGTCTCCTAAAGCTGGTGGCGTAAGTCAAGCATTAAGAAACTTAATCCCCAATTTAATACAATTAGGATGTCAAAACGAAGTTGTATGTTTTGATTCTTCCGGGGAGGTGTATGGTGTTAAGGACGATTTTCTTGTTCATAAAATTGGACCTTCAAAAACCCCCTATGCATATGTTGCTCAATATCAAAGTTGGTTAAAACAAAATATTGATAAGTTTGATGTTGTCATCATACACGGTTTATGGCTATATAATAGTTATGGCACCTATCTTTTCCTAAAAAACATTCCTAATATTAAGCTGTATGTCATGCCACATGGAATGCTAGACCCATATTTTCAAAAAACGGCTGATCGTAAATTAAAAGCTTTCAGAAATGAAATTATTTGGTCAATGTTAGAGAAAAAAGTGATCAATAATGCTACTGGTGTGCTGTTTACTTGTGAACGAGAAATGGACTTAGCAAATGAAACATTTAAGAATTATCACCCTAGAAAGAAAATTAATGTTGGCATGGGGGTCGCTAAGCCACCTGTATTTAAACAAGAAATGCAGGATGAATTTTTGAAAATTGCCCAATTAAAAAAAGACGAACCTTATTGGCTATTTTTAAGCAGGATAGATATCAAAAAAGGTATTGATCTTTTGCTACAAGCATATAAAAAATTATCACAAAATAATAGTAATTTACCAAAATTAGTAGTTGCTGGTCCGATTGAAAGTTCATATGCACAAGACTTGATTCAAACGTATGGCGGGGAAAAAAATATTTTATTTACTGGAATGTTACTAGGAAATGCTAAATGGGGAGCTATATACGCTGCCGCAGTTTTTATATTACCGAGTCATCAAGAAAATTTTGGTATAGCTGTGGTGGAAGCAATGGCTTGTGCTATACCTGTTGCTATTACCAATCAGGTCAATATTTACCCTGAAATAGAAAAAGCAAATGCGGGATTTATTTTTAATGATAATGAAGCTGGACTTGAATTAGTTTTAAATAAATTGATTAATGTTTCCCAAGAAGAACTAACAACTATAGGTAATAATGCGTTGCAATGTTATGATGACTTATATACACCATTAGATGCAGCACATAATTTTATGAATAAAATTTAA
- a CDS encoding M23 family metallopeptidase, producing the protein MKLHLSKYLLLSLCIGGFSTNQIKAQSNDFGNIPYQNPLNIPIQLAANFGEIRTNHYHMGLDIRTQQRENLPVVSVADGYISRVYISPYGYGNMLMVTHPNGYTTLYGHLNSYMPDLAAYVTGKQYKDKSWQQDFTLPPSAFPVKKGQQIALSGNTGGSQGPHVHFEVRDTKTGMHYNPMLKGFTVPDNIPPNIQAFYWYDKRYSAYQSGPNTIGILGGNGQYKAKTVLKVGTPLIGFGLRAEDKTSNSPFYFGIYKAQLIADGKQIFQFTLNDFDNEQSRYVNAGIDYKRKMSGGGNIQYLYKLPGNQLNIFGGTVNNGILSLSDTNVHHIIVNVFDAEGHETNLNLEVQFDPEMHTDENIVTSDKMIEPNRPGRFSTPHADFIYSEKAFYDILPFQMKEAASTNTAQLSSTIQVESGLIPIHDFYTIGVAFNNGVPDNFKQNSLLKLLSKNAVYYAKGQISGNRLIGKFNRLGNVSIVLDTIAPKIIPINFKNQTVISSNSQLRFRVTDNYGELDSVEGFVDGDWLLFVQRSNTFTYKVDDHFPMGEHLLKIRVKDLAGNVKEETYSIIRK; encoded by the coding sequence TTGAAATTACACTTATCTAAATATTTACTGTTATCACTTTGTATCGGAGGTTTTAGTACAAATCAAATAAAAGCTCAATCTAATGATTTTGGAAATATACCTTATCAAAATCCATTAAATATCCCAATTCAATTGGCTGCGAATTTTGGGGAGATTCGTACTAATCATTATCACATGGGATTGGATATACGCACACAACAAAGGGAAAATTTGCCTGTTGTTTCTGTTGCAGATGGATATATCAGTCGTGTGTACATTTCTCCTTATGGTTATGGCAATATGTTGATGGTGACGCATCCCAATGGTTACACAACATTATATGGTCATTTGAACAGTTATATGCCAGATTTGGCGGCTTATGTGACTGGTAAGCAATACAAGGATAAAAGCTGGCAACAAGATTTTACTTTGCCACCTAGCGCTTTTCCCGTAAAAAAAGGTCAACAAATTGCGTTGAGTGGCAATACTGGTGGTTCACAAGGTCCACATGTGCATTTTGAAGTGAGAGATACCAAAACGGGAATGCATTATAATCCTATGCTAAAAGGATTTACGGTTCCTGATAATATTCCTCCCAATATTCAAGCTTTTTATTGGTATGACAAAAGATATAGTGCTTATCAATCGGGGCCAAACACAATTGGTATATTGGGTGGCAATGGTCAATATAAGGCGAAAACTGTATTAAAAGTTGGAACTCCTTTGATTGGATTTGGATTACGAGCGGAGGATAAAACAAGTAATTCGCCATTTTATTTTGGTATTTACAAAGCGCAATTAATTGCGGATGGCAAACAAATATTCCAATTTACATTAAATGATTTTGATAACGAACAATCTCGTTATGTAAATGCGGGTATTGATTACAAACGTAAAATGTCCGGTGGTGGTAATATTCAATATTTATACAAATTGCCTGGTAATCAATTAAATATATTTGGCGGTACTGTCAATAATGGAATTCTTTCGCTATCAGATACTAACGTTCATCATATTATCGTAAACGTTTTTGATGCCGAGGGACATGAGACAAATTTGAATTTGGAGGTGCAATTTGATCCTGAAATGCATACGGATGAAAATATAGTTACAAGTGATAAAATGATCGAGCCCAATCGTCCTGGTAGATTTTCTACGCCACATGCAGATTTTATTTATTCGGAAAAAGCATTTTATGATATTTTACCTTTTCAGATGAAAGAAGCTGCGTCAACAAATACTGCGCAATTATCTTCTACAATTCAGGTGGAGTCGGGTTTGATTCCCATACATGATTTTTATACGATTGGCGTTGCTTTCAATAATGGTGTACCAGATAATTTCAAACAAAATTCTTTACTGAAATTATTAAGTAAAAATGCCGTGTATTATGCAAAAGGACAAATTTCGGGTAATCGTTTGATTGGAAAATTTAATCGTTTGGGTAATGTGAGTATTGTTTTGGATACAATTGCGCCAAAAATTATTCCTATAAATTTTAAAAATCAGACAGTTATTAGTTCCAATAGTCAATTAAGATTTCGCGTAACGGACAATTATGGAGAGTTGGATAGTGTAGAAGGTTTCGTTGATGGAGATTGGTTGTTATTTGTCCAGAGAAGTAATACATTTACGTACAAAGTCGATGATCATTTCCCTATGGGAGAACATTTATTGAAGATCCGTGTTAAAGATTTGGCGGGAAATGTTAAGGAAGAAACGTATTCTATTATTAGAAAATAA
- a CDS encoding WcaI family glycosyltransferase, with protein MRILIYGINFTPELTGIGKYTGEMVDWLNERGHFIKIITAKPYYPQWKVNEEYKKGYWKSEKKMNIMVNRVPMYVPSKPDSVKRILHELSFQTNSLPYWLGTFFQKKYDVVICITPAFHLGFLPLIYCKLRRSKFWTHIQDLQVDAAKELKMINNEVVLNVMFGLENFLLRNSDIISSISKGMIDKIKKKNIQDTPVLNFPNWVDNKVIYPISKENSLRSKLGFSQEDIILLYSGNLGEKQGLEIMVHVASRFSLDEKINFVICGSGGNKHQLEALAKEAELKNLFFFPLQPYEDLSKLLAIADVHLILQKKSASDLVMPSKLTGILACGGLAIVSAVENTSLYDVIFENNLGILIEPESVDALENGIRQALEQSNEKLKQNALDYARKYLDKDAILTQFESDLQIVSGKK; from the coding sequence ATGCGAATTTTAATCTATGGAATTAATTTTACACCAGAACTAACCGGTATTGGAAAATATACTGGAGAGATGGTGGATTGGCTAAATGAAAGAGGACACTTTATTAAGATCATTACAGCCAAGCCTTATTATCCTCAATGGAAAGTAAATGAGGAATATAAAAAAGGATATTGGAAGTCTGAAAAAAAAATGAATATCATGGTGAACAGAGTTCCTATGTATGTTCCTTCAAAACCAGATTCCGTTAAACGTATTTTGCATGAATTATCTTTTCAGACTAATTCTCTTCCATATTGGCTTGGTACTTTTTTTCAAAAAAAATATGATGTAGTTATTTGCATCACTCCAGCTTTTCATTTAGGCTTTTTGCCATTGATTTATTGCAAATTACGTAGAAGTAAATTTTGGACACATATTCAGGATTTGCAAGTTGATGCAGCCAAAGAGTTGAAAATGATTAACAATGAAGTGGTTTTAAATGTTATGTTTGGACTTGAAAATTTTCTATTAAGAAATAGCGATATAATCTCCTCTATTAGTAAAGGAATGATAGATAAGATTAAAAAGAAAAATATTCAAGATACTCCAGTCTTAAATTTTCCTAATTGGGTAGATAATAAAGTTATATATCCAATCTCTAAAGAAAATTCTTTACGTAGTAAACTTGGATTTTCCCAAGAGGATATAATACTCTTGTATTCAGGCAATCTGGGAGAAAAGCAAGGGTTAGAAATTATGGTACATGTTGCGTCTCGTTTTTCTTTGGATGAAAAAATTAATTTCGTTATTTGTGGTTCTGGAGGTAATAAACATCAACTTGAGGCATTAGCCAAAGAGGCTGAATTGAAAAATTTATTTTTCTTTCCCTTACAACCTTATGAAGATCTTTCAAAATTACTTGCCATCGCAGATGTTCATTTAATTTTACAGAAAAAATCAGCATCAGATCTAGTAATGCCATCTAAATTAACGGGTATATTAGCTTGTGGTGGTTTAGCTATAGTTTCTGCGGTAGAAAATACCTCTCTTTACGATGTCATATTTGAAAACAATTTAGGTATTTTAATAGAACCTGAGTCTGTGGACGCATTAGAAAATGGCATTAGGCAAGCGCTTGAACAATCCAATGAAAAACTAAAACAAAATGCCTTAGATTATGCGAGAAAATATCTAGACAAAGATGCAATACTTACACAGTTTGAGTCTGATCTACAAATTGTTTCTGGAAAAAAATAA
- the tpx gene encoding thiol peroxidase, with the protein MGKIIKSMTGVAMAMSLFFAQKSFAQNNSLNTVKMSQITLKGSPIHTVGTLPQVGSEAPDFTLVDVNLADEKLDKYKGKNVILNIFPSVNTGVCAASVRNFNKDAAGLTNTVVLCISKDLPFAQSQFCGAEGIENVVMLSDFRNDFGHLYGVQMADGPLKGLLSRAVVVLNPEGKVVYEEQVPEIAQEPNYTAALAAVK; encoded by the coding sequence ATGGGAAAAATAATAAAAAGTATGACAGGCGTTGCAATGGCAATGTCTCTATTTTTTGCCCAAAAATCATTTGCCCAAAATAATAGTTTAAATACCGTAAAAATGAGTCAAATTACATTGAAAGGTTCGCCTATTCACACCGTAGGTACATTACCTCAAGTAGGAAGTGAAGCGCCAGATTTTACTTTAGTTGATGTAAATCTAGCAGATGAAAAATTGGATAAATACAAAGGAAAAAATGTTATTTTAAATATTTTTCCGAGTGTAAACACGGGAGTTTGCGCTGCTTCTGTAAGAAATTTTAATAAAGATGCTGCTGGTCTTACCAATACGGTTGTATTGTGTATTTCCAAAGATTTACCTTTTGCACAATCCCAATTTTGTGGAGCAGAAGGCATTGAAAATGTCGTAATGCTTTCTGATTTCAGAAATGATTTTGGACATTTATATGGCGTGCAAATGGCAGATGGTCCTTTGAAAGGATTGTTGAGTCGCGCAGTAGTTGTTTTAAATCCAGAAGGAAAAGTTGTTTATGAAGAACAAGTTCCTGAAATTGCACAAGAACCAAATTATACAGCAGCTTTAGCCGCAGTGAAATAG